One Carassius auratus strain Wakin unplaced genomic scaffold, ASM336829v1 scaf_tig00214435, whole genome shotgun sequence genomic window, agtATGGcaaggaatttgccaaattttgaatgaattcatcaaaaataggtcattgcacttacatcaaatcacgatatggactaatatctgtaaatattaagccggaatagtctgtttaaatatgaatcctgcatgttctgtgttaatgaattgagcagaagcgcgtcttcattcattaaacacacggaagaGCGCATGAAGCTCGCGGTGaattcagcatctgctgtctctctaaataagacgtgaacacatgaacaacatctccagaactgctctgacagtcatttcatgagcatttgaccgtttgatttgagtaaaactagcgtcacatcacatacacagaactgtaaaggtacgccAACCCGTCGAAATAAAAGTGCGGTTAAAgactgttgttcagcagaatgtacatagcctactactaaaaaaaaataaataaaaaaaataataaaaataaaactttttttttttttaagttttaaatcacacaacatttcttccatgtttttttttattatagtaaatcccctttgtttaccaaaaagttaagtaaattttcaataattaaaagataaattaaatgaatgttttatgtgcatctcagaaaatgctttatttaaaaccccaactgaatggcacttaaatgcacttaattcatctgtcaactttattgtcattgttcacagtacaagtacagacagagaaataatgggtaataattaaatgttattttttgatgtaatgcattctatgcatttaaaaaatacaaatatttttttttctaaaaaaggaaacttagttgttcattttaagagacccaggagtcttattttctcgtgcataattaatattacactttaattaagcaaaaacacattttatccaattactcgattaatcgattgaatttttggtagaatactcgattactaaaatattcgatagctacagccctaatccagtttaataaaataaattaacactaataaaatgaaGTAACATACcgactccaatatttttttttccacatcatgctaaagtttttaGACTACGAGACATTCATGcttcccataaaggactgattatggaaaTGGAATGGTTCTTTGGTATTGCAAATATGATACCTGACTCTCAACTGCTGCTAATctttattcttttgtctataatattctgaccattggtgcCTGTCCTAGATTGCCTACACTTCTTCATTTCatagttgttgtgtttatgggatatgcgtgagcatcacaacacgTTTACATTAGTCGACACCCCGCCTAGAGCAGCGCGACACActtttacattagtctacaccccgcCTCCATCAGCgtgacacacgtttacattagtctacatcCCACCTAGAGCAGCGCGACACActtttacattagtctacaccccgcCTCCATCAGCgtgacacacgtttacattagtctacatcCCACCTACatcagcacgacacacatttacattagactacaccccacctccagcagcgTGACAaacgtttacattagtctacacccttcatccatcagcacaacacacatttacattagtctacacccttcatccatcagcacgacacacatttacattagtctacaccccacctccatcagcgcaacacacgtttacattagtctacacccttcatccatcagcacaacacacatttacattagtctacacccttcatccatcagcacgacacacatttacattagtctacaccccacctccatcagcgcgacacacgtttacgttagtctacacccttcatccatcagcacaacacacatttacattagtctacacccttcatccatcagcacgacacacatttacattagtctacaccccacctccatcagcgcgacacacgtttacattagtctacacccttcatccatcagcacaacacacatttacattagtctacacccttcatccatcagcacgacacacatttacattagtctacaccccacctccatcagcgcgacacacgtttacgttagtctacacccttcatccatcagcacaacacacatttacattagtctacacccttcatccatcagcacgacacacatttacattagtctacaccccacctccatcagcgcgacacacgtttacattagtctacacccttcatccatcagcacaacacacatttacattagtctacacccttcatccatcagcacgacacacatttacattagtctacaccccacctccatcagcgcgacacacgtttacattagtctacacccttcatccatcagcacacacacatttacattagtctacacccttcatccatcagcacgacacacatttacattagtctacacccttcatccagcagcgcgacacacgtttacattagtctacaccccacctccatcagcgcaacacacatttacattagtctacaccccacctccatcagcgcgacacacgtttacattagtctacaccccacctccatcagcgcgacacacgtttacattagtctacaccccacctccatcagcgcgacacacgtttacattagtctacaccccacctccatcagcgcgacacacgtttacattagtctacaccccacctccatcagcgcgacacacgtttacattagtctacaccccacctccatcagcgcgacacgtttacattagactacaccccacctccagcagcgcgacacgtttacattagactacaccccacctccagcagcgcgacacacatttacattagactacaccccacctccagcagcgcgacacacatttacattagtctacaccccacctccatcagcgcgacacacgtttacattagtctacacccttcatccatcagcacgacacacatttacattagtctacaccccacctccatcagcgcgacacacatttacattagtctacaccccacctccatcagcgcgacacacgtttacattagtctacacccttcatccatcagcacgacacacatttacattagtctacacccttcatccatcagcacgacacacatttacattagtctacaccccacctccatcagcgtgacacacgtttacattagactacaccccacctccatcagcacagcacacatttacattagtctacaccccacctccatcagcgcaaaacacatttacattagtctacaccacACCTCCATCAGcgtgacacacatttacattagtctacaccccacctccagcagcgcgacacacatttacattagactacacccttcatccatcagcatgacacacatttacattagtctacaccccacctccagcagcgcgacacacatttacattagactacaccccacctccatcagcgcgacacacatttacattagtctacaccccacctccagcagcgcgacacacatttacattagtctacaccccacctccagcagcacgacacacatttacattagtctacaccccacctccagcagcgtgacacacgtttacattagtctacacccttcatccatcagtgcgaaacacattaacattagtctacaccctgcCTCcagtatgtttaaaataaaaaaataaattaaaaaaaacgttttaaactgCATGTTGTGTATTTGTCTGACTGAAAGAACAGGAGCTGTTTTCGTTGTTTACCATTTACATGCAATTCCCCGTTTTAACAAACTTTCAAGACTTCAAAAAGTTTATGACTGACAAACCTCTAAAGACAAATTTATAGTTGTCTTTGTAGAGAAATATGCAGCTTTGGAGCTACTGCTGTGATGCTGTACAAACGCTTCCAGTTTGAATACTCTGTAGCTGCAGTGACACTGTAGTTATGCTCACGCGCCGCTCACGCATGCAGTGTGaagctacacacaaacacaccgatgtctaaatcacacctacataagcccctttcacatgcacgttggacccggaaaattgtcggaacattgctgggtcgccttctgtgtgaaagcaatcacgtcctgggattgattccggcattaaacccgggtcggggacctagtaacattgccgggttcaatcccgggacgagcgatgtgtgaacaaaagccagatctaatgccgtgttgtagtgatgatgcacgttatcgtgtgactcttttaccaggtgttttgaaggaagatcaacgttcggacgaaaaaatatgtgcaaactgtaatgaagcagagatcagttagttcctcacttgccgcgctgacgccgagatcgttcgcttgcttcagtgaaagtataacatgcctaacgtttttgactcgtacattacacgtcacgccctgatgtcacgtgtcgttacagggcctttacgggttgtgtctgaaagcacgcacatatcccaggtaatcactggcagtgtgaaagtgcaaaatctagtgacccgtgAACAATTGccagaacactttacccgtgtatttgccggaatggcagtgtaaaAGGGGctatattgggaccatgttgaagactgagtcctgagctacacacacacacacactgatgtctaaatcacacctacgtattgggaccatgttgaagactgagtcctgagctacacacacacacactgatgtctaaatcacacctacgtattgggaccatgttgaagactgagtcctgagctacacacacacacactgatgtctaaatcacacctacgtattgggaccatgttgaagactgagtcctgagctacacacacacacacattgatgtctaaatcacacctacatattgggaccatgttgaagactgagtcctgagctacacacacacacacactgatatctaaatcacacctacatattgggaccatgttgaagactgagttctgagctacacacacacacactgatgtctaaatcacacctacatattgggaccatgttgaagactgagtcctgagctacacacacacacacactgatgtctaaatcacacctacatattgggaccatgttgaagactgagtcctgagctacacacacacacacactgatgtctaaatcacacctacatattgggaccatgttgaagactgagtcctgagctacacacacacacactgatgtctaaatcacacctacatattgggaccatgttgaagactgagtcctgagctacacacacacacactgatgtctaaatcacacctacatattgggaccatgttgaagactgagtcctgagctacacacacacacactgatgtctaaatcacacctacatattgggaccatgttgaagactgagtcctgagctacacacacacacactgatgtctaaatcacacctacgtaTTGGGACCACATGTCCTAAACTAATCTCCTAATAAAACATGGTTACCTTGTTTGAGATTGGCATCGTCCAGGTCTACCATGGAGGAGGATTTTGGTCTACGAACAAGTGATTTCTGGGAGCCTATGatgaagcatttttttaatcaattaattaattctttacaTGAATAATAAGTACATGCCAATGCTTTATTGTACTACTTTGAAAGGCTATGTTAATTCTCTTAATTTTGCTCTCTTTGCTATCTTTACAATACATGTGGTATTCTTATGACTTTAAgctaaagggttactccaccccaaaataaaaattgtcaataattacttacccccatgtcgttccaaacccgtaaaagcttcgttcatcttcagaacacaatttaagatattctggatgaaaaccgggaggcttgtgactgtcccatagactgccatgtAAATAACtatgtcaaggtccagaaaagtatgaaaaacattgccagaatagtccatctggggtcattatttttgttttcttagtgtacaaaaagtattctcgtcacttcataaagttacggttgaaccactgatggcagatggaccactctgacaatgcttttcatactttcctggaccatgaaagtgtaatttacttggcagtctatgctacagtcacaagcctccttatccaaaatatcttaaaattgtgttccgaagacaaaacTAAGCTttaatgggtttgaaacaacattggGGTTTTTCTTTGAAGAAACTTTAAGTCCCTCGTCTTGACGTCCCTCGTCTTGCAGGTTGCCTGCtgattgtggaaaaaaaaagcaaCTATCTAAAGTACAGCACAGTTACTCATGCAATTGCTGAAATGTACACTTCCTATCCAGCGGAATTATCCAGAGTAATGGAGTAGAGGCAGAGCTGGAGGAATAATAATGTATAGAATTTGAATAAACGTATGTACCATTCACATGATCCTCATACTCTTGTCTTCTGCAGCTTAAAGTTTGCGGTTCTGCCTCATCACTGGAACTGTTGCTCGACACATCCATTTCATCTAATTAGGACAAAAGCATAAAGTTGTTGAATGCCACTATCACACCATTTCTACTTCATTTTCTCTCAATGTGGCCCATTACAAAAATCTGTGAAGCTAAACTTGTACTAGATTGCTTCTGTattaaaattagggatgcaccaatcatgatttttcatggccgattccgataccgatttttttttttacaagtaaacTGGCCGTTTCTGATTTCcgattgtttagttttttttttgagcaacaaacaataaaagaaggaaagtgtgcataaacaagattttatttagtatttaataggccaaactggcttttggctattgaaaacaaccgtaaccatctgaaataatggaagtaactgcacagtaagtacagtagcctacattcaatacaaacatagatggtacagacatcagcatttagcttttgtttctgaattgggttgaaactacagagaactggccttaaattaaaagattaactgtaaccatgtgaaattaaaggcaacaactacatagttctacaatccaaacaatacaaaagtgttcctgtggctcaagtggtagagcattgcattagcagcgcaaggttgtgggtttgatttccagggaatctgaatgcactgtatgtcgctttggaaaaatgcgtctgctaaatgcatatatacatCAAATAAgtggtttcttaatcagcattcattatttgttttagtttttaaatttggttttgaataaaaggtctttaccagtgagactaaataaaagtgtactatataaataaattattccaaaatcaaataatgttggtgcgaataaaccaaagatgcaaagtgtttcattcatcaacaaataaaaaaaaaaatagggtaatgattcacatctatatttttttacttgagccaatgaagttaaaaagttaaaaaatatagatgtgaatcattaccctaaaattttttaattggatgaatgaaacactttttttcagtgtgctacagcaggtgattttaaaatcaaattaagtcgatgtaattttaaggtaaaaaaaaaaaaaaaaaatccttaacagaactgacgtttacttctggcttcaacgtgtatgcaagttctactttacaaaacaaacaaaaaaagcatttcagttttttcacGGTTTAGtctgtttcgtttctcatccaacacgcgcAAAGTTGTGCTGAACAAAAAAGTGCTGAACGGCTGCCCGtatcctgcgcacagatttcgaaaaacttccacacaaatgacatgatagcgaatgattacaatgtagtctgtgcacatgGGCACACTTCCTTATAAATTGgcgaaaaaaagaccaaaaacagtCCGGTTCTGATTTATGgctggtcaaccggtgcatccctaaattAAATACCCAATGTTTGATATTTTAGGAAATATTGACAACACTCCTAATACTCTACAGAAtataaattattgtgaaatacaATTAATCCTGATTACCGATTGTGTTGAATTGCATATTACACAATTATATTTACCTTGTGGATCTATTGTTATACCATCTAATCCTTTACCCTGGAGTTCGGGCAGTGCCCCTTTTTCCATTGCAATGAGGAGTTTACTAATCTTTGCAAGCTGTAGAGTGCTTTCAGGGAGGCGGTAGAACTCCCGATGAACTCTGATATCATGGCCAAGGAAGTTGGCCAGTTGATCCATCTCATTGTCTTTTAGGTTTAATACTGTGGACATTGTAGCTACTTGCTTACGCAGCTTTGTTGAGCAAAGGGCATCTGGATGCTTTGCTCCACTGGCTCGGGCATACTGGTGAATACAGTCTCCACCACGATAGTGAGACAGAGCACCTGGACGAGCAAACAAATGCTTGTTTTCAACAGGAACTTGACACCTTTCTCTCATGTTTACAAGGAGATCCATGGCCACAATCATATTAGGGGTCAGCAACACTGGTACCTTCCTCCCCCTTTTACCACGTATTTCCACCCTTTGGAAGTACCCACAAAGTTTTTTCTCAAAGTCACTGAGTCCCACAGCGATATCTTTGTGCATTGGTGCCTGGTCTCTAGACGTGTAAGATTGAATATTCATCCTGGAAACTTCACCCTCTCTTCgtctattaaaaataatgatCTGTGTTAGCATGACTTTGCAAAGATTGGCAAAGTTTTTGTCATTTGGTTTTTCTTGAAGGGCATCCACATATTCCTGCTGTTTTGAGTTCAAAAATGAGTGCAGTGTTTTGACATCATCTGTAAATGGTAGAACTTGTGGCTTATTCCATTTAGCTTCTCCCAGAGTAGTCAGTGCAGCTGCAGACACTACCTCATTCCATTTGCTTTCATACAAACGTCTGAAATTTCGTGCAGACTCCGCAGCCGTGTCGCGTCCTGACATCAGTGCATTGCATTCCACAGAGTTGGCAATCTTCACCAAGCTGTGTCCAAGCTTCAGTGCCAGTGATGGAATCTTGTAGGTGTTTGCCTCCTCACTAAATCCTGCCACTGCTCTTACTGCTTTTATAACGTGAGGAAAGTTGCAGGGTTGGATGAAGTCCTCCATATTATGAATGGGTGTCAGTGATCTGGCAGTGATGAGCAACCTTGCTACTTCCCTCATTTTCTGCTTAATGTAGTAATTTCTTCCTGAATGTGACTTCAGCCTGTTGTACATCTGCTCCCCTAAAAGAAGAATGTATCGATCATTCCTGACAACATCTGAAACTTCATCATTCACCATCTCACAAGCAATGGTCCACAGACTTTTGCTAACATCCACTGGTGGAGGAAGGGTCAAGCTGTTGATTGACTGAACTCTCTTCTGCCCAATTGTgcggttttcatttttggggttcTGGGGGCATGTTCGGATGTGTCTCCATAGTGTCTTTCTGTTGTATAGACCCTGACAGTGGATACAGTGAGTGAAGTCATAGGTAGATTTTACTTCTTTGGGCCGTCTGCAAGCAACCATTTCCCCATTTCCGGCTTTTGAAACTGCAGCATTATGGGCAAAGTTCCCTCTACTTTTCAAAAGGCGTAGTCTCACTCTTCTTTCCTTTGACCTTTTATCGAAGCTGAATGCCTTAGCTACCTCAAGTTCATTGCGATGAACAAACTCCAAGTGCCGTGCAATTTTAGAGTATGGCTTCTGACAATAGGCACAATATTGTATCTTCTTGTatctatttttttgcattttagtaGGCATCGGTGTCACAGATGTGGAACGGTGATAGGATGAGCTTGTACTATTGTCTGTTGTACTCTTAAACTCAACAGCACCTCCCTTTGCTGGCTCGACATGGCAGATATTTAGTTCTTCACTTTCACAACTGTTGTCTGATGAGCTACAGTCTGTACCAGGGACATAATCGTTGTCACTGTAGTCAGAAAAGGAGGATTCCTCACAAGATATCTGTGGGGAAAACATTATTGTATTACATGCCCCTATGAAGAATATTAAACATATGAATACTGAAAGCCATTTTGATGCCcccaccaacaacaaaaaaacagcacaTACCTCAGATTCATTATTCTGCGAGTAATCAGTCATCCCTCTCTTAGTTTCAAGTGTTGACAGTTGTTCATAGCGTTGAGCACATCTGTCTTGATTTTCTTTCAGTCTGAAATTATTACTTAATTGGAGCTTGGTTAATGTACCACATGGCATTACTTGTTCAGTTGACTTTTTGCTCATGTTGGAAGGAAAACATATATCTTCCTCCAAAGGTATGTTCTCCTCATTGTGAGGGACTGCTTGGTTCACCTGTAAAGAGAGAACAGAATCCACAGtgaatttatgtttatttcacaCTGGTGAAACATCaggacatccacacacacacatacacacacacatggctaGTTTCACACCACATCAATGTCAGTACAGTGGACAGACTCTCATCACACACTCATGGAATCCTCAAACAACGTCACAGTTTAAAAATGAGGACAAACTATGAAACGTCTATAAAAAGACGGTGGGGGGGGGGTGCCACGGTGGGCAAGTGACATAACCAGTGTTGCGGCTTAACAACAGTATCAATGTCAGCTCTGTCTATCACGGCAAGCCTATAATGCAGTTGCATAAAGTACAAGTCAAAACAGTGCTAAGATCGAGTAGGGATGATTGGCTGTACAGTGTTGAGTTCAGTGATTGGTGTTGCTATGGGCAACCAATGGTTGTCTCAATTTGGTTAGTGCTTTTTGCCATCGGTCCATGTGACAGGGGTTTAGTGCAAGAGATCTAACCTGAGAATGGTTCTCCATCATGTCAGAGGCTGTGGATGAATGGTCACTGTTGTGGTCGGTGGATTGACCACTATTTGAAGGCCTGGGTTCAGACAAATAACTCCCAATCTGATTCAATAAGAACATACACATTAGATCAAGGCAGAAACAAGCAATTACAAAGATATTCAACAGCAAATGGATCTGTAACTCTCGTTACAGTCATCGCTGTAACGTGCGAAAGCATACAAAACACATTCCATCTGATTCCACACCAATCATCCATAATTAAGACaaacacactatatatatttcacactggagaaacatcaggacatccacacacacacacggcaagtTTCACAACACATCAATGTCAGTACAGTGGACAGACTCTCATCACACACTCATGGAATCCTCAAACAACGTCACAGTTTAAAAATGAGGACATCATTATGTTAAAAATAGGTCTATTAATCAATACTAAAATAGATTAGATTTGAATTCTACTGTGGATCTAAATGGATCAATATGCCCATTCAATATGACTTTTCATTTCAAATGCTGACGCGCGCTTTGTTTGTGAAGACTGCTCGTGCATGCAGCTGTGCGCAACCAAGTCTAATTGGGTTAATGCACTTGCGTATCAAAATGGTTTTGTGACGTAAAATTCATATAAACACAGTCAGTGATTAGGGTTGCCACCCGTCCCTTAAAATACAAAATCGTCCCGTATTTAAAGGTAAAATTATGCACCCCATATCAAAACAATATGGGACACGATATGTCCCGTATTTTACACAGGCCaacacatttgaataaataaataactagttTGCACTGTTTACAATACTAAGAGCAATtataaagaaatgcatttaaataaaagtagGCTATTAGAAAAGCTCATTTGCATGTGATTttggcatctttgtttccatagcGATGGAGTCTCCAGAACGCGCGCCTTTAAAGCCCTTTCACACGAGCGCAGCATGCGTTCAACAAACCTGCGCAGTTTAACACATCTAGAAGCTAACATCTGCCCTCTTAACACAAGACTCTCCAGATGGAGCGCTGAATGGGAAAGTTATCAATTTGTCTGTCAAGTAACTAATGATGAACGCAAGGTTTGCAGTGATGCATTTCAGTTGATCACGGTGGACTGTctgaattaaagggacagttcacccaaaaaagttaaaaagattgTTTACACAACACGTTAACCTAAACCTGAAAATGTCTTTCTTCCGtttaacataaaagaaaaaatgtaaataatgtgggtaaccaaaccgGTTCTGGtgcccaatgttttttttttgacattttctttttttttttttaccttacttTGGAAGTTACAACCATCAGCTGTTTGATTGAgacacattcttcaaagtatcttttgtgttcagcagaagaaagaactgtatgcaggtttagaacaacctGGGTAAATTATGACTAATTTCGTTTCTGTGTGAACCATACTATAAAAAAGTGACAGACACATCCGTGTTTCTGAAGGTATAGGCCtgctgttttattaacatttggaTAGTCTGTTAATATAATATTCCATACATTATCAGAGCTTGGTAgacataattaatatatttttagacatGATTACAcggataaattaatattataattaaatgttagtTATTTATGTTTTGAAGCTATATTAGTTTAAAATTCTAAACATTAGGGTTGTGCCAATAAACGATAGAATCGTGTttcgacgatagtcagagatatcatcgtaagcagatttctctgtcgataatcaagacgatattaggctcattctcctattaatgtattaataacaataattaaaaccaaatttatttttattaggtggcctattataattcggctatcaaactgcccagctatt contains:
- the LOC113092079 gene encoding uncharacterized protein LOC113092079, with the protein product MIKLNLNVLLHVMSKRKRFSPVEDATAHILSGKDKPCLEERFINSHKGRGVFASMSIDKGCFILEYRGELLSQEESQTRQNRYNETENTFLFEFDWNGRQWCIDASKEDGSLGRLVNDNNKTPNCKVKKISVEGKPHLCLFSVKAIASGEELTYNYGDSDWPWRTQLNQAVPHNEENIPSEDSTHFPDKINCPKPAEQIGSYLSEPRPSNSGQSTDHNSDHSSTASDMMENHSQVNQAVPHNEENIPSEEGTHLSDKINCPKPAEQIGSYLSEPRPSNSGQSTDHNSDHSSTASDMMENHSQVNQAVPHNEENIPSEEGTHLSDKINCPKPAEQIGSYLSEPRPSNSGQSTDHNSDHSSTASDMMENHSQVNQAVPHNEENIPLEEDICFPSNMSKKSTEQVMPCGTLTKLQLSNNFRLKENQDRCAQRYEQLSTLETKRGMTDYSQNNESEISCEESSFSDYSDNDYVPGTDCSSSDNSCESEELNICHVEPAKGGAVEFKSTTDNSTSSSYHRSTSVTPMPTKMQKNRYKKIQYCAYCQKPYSKIARHLEFVHRNELEVAKAFSFDKRSKERRVRLRLLKSRGNFAHNAAVSKAGNGEMVACRRPKEVKSTYDFTHCIHCQGLYNRKTLWRHIRTCPQNPKNENRTIGQKRVQSINSLTLPPPVDVSKSLWTIACEMVNDEVSDVVRNDRYILLLGEQMYNRLKSHSGRNYYIKQKMREVARLLITARSLTPIHNMEDFIQPCNFPHVIKAVRAVAGFSEEANTYKIPSLALKLGHSLVKIANSVECNALMSGRDTAAESARNFRRLYESKWNEVVSAAALTTLGEAKWNKPQVLPFTDDVKTLHSFLNSKQQEYVDALQEKPNDKNFANLCKVMLTQIIIFNRRREGEVSRMNIQSYTSRDQAPMHKDIAVGLSDFEKKLCGYFQRVEIRGKRGRKVPVLLTPNMIVAMDLLVNMRERCQVPVENKHLFARPGALSHYRGGDCIHQYARASGAKHPDALCSTKLRKQVATMSTVLNLKDNEMDQLANFLGHDIRVHREFYRLPESTLQLAKISKLLIAMEKGALPELQGKGLDGITIDPQDEMDVSSNSSSDEAEPQTLSCRRQEYEDHVNGSQKSLVRRPKSSSMVDLDDANLKQGTKVSVKKKWSEEEVGQLKSI